CCACCACCGAAGGTCCGGGAGTTCGTCCAATTGAGGGACCAGTCATGCCGGTTCCCAGGATGCAGCCGCTCCGCGATCCGTTGCGACGAAGACCACGTCGATGAATGGCCCACCGGCGACACCAAAGGCGCCAACCTCGCCGCGATGTGCCGACACCACCACGACGCCAAAACCAAAGGCCACTGGGACGTCGAGATGACCGACGACGGCATCTGCACCTGGATCAGCCGCACCGGCCGCCGCTACGTCACCTACCCCGACACCGACACCGGCCGATGTAGCAATCCGCCCGACCCGCCGGCGTGACACTGCCGGTGGCGGCCCAACCCAGGAACGCCGACCCAGCCGACGGTGAATTACGCGGATTGCGTTGTGCTGGAACGCAGGTCGTGCCAGGCCACGCCGATCTCGTGCAGCAGCTCGCGCAGCGCGGGCAGGCTCACCCCGACGACGTTGTGGTAGTCGCCCTCGATGCTGGTGACGAACGGACCACCGAGTCCGTCGACCGTGAACGCACCTGCCACCCAGAGCGGTTCGCCGGTCGCGACGTACTCTTCGATCTCCTCGTCGTCGATGTCGGCGAAGTGCACGACCGTGCTGGCCGTGACGCCGAAGGTCGCGCCGGTGCCTTCGTCACGGTTGTCGATGAGCCAGTGGCCGGAGTGCAGCACCCCCGACTTGCCGCGCATGCGCTGCCACCGGGCCGTCGCGTCAGCAACATCGGCGGGCTTGCCGTACGCCGCACCCTCGAACTCCAGGACGCTGTCGCAGCCGAGCACGAGTGCGTCGTCCGACTCGTCGCGGGACGCGACGTCCTCACACTTCGCGCGAGCCAGTACCAGCGCGACATCGGCCGGTTCGAGGATGCCGTAGCGCTGTTCGGCCTCGCGAGTCGCTGCCGGTTCGTCGACCCCCGACACGATCACTTCAGGCTGAACTCCGGCGGAGCGCAGGGTCGCGAGGCGGGCGGGGGAGGCGGAGGCGAGCACGAAACGCACGGAGTACACCGTACGGCACCGGGCTCGATCGACCGGCCCGCGTCCGGAGCGGCGGGATGTGCGAGGTCGTCTCAGGATCCACCCGCTGCTCGAACCGACCGACCCTCGTGCTGGGTATGGCCGACCACCCCTGACCCGACGTGGCTGTCAGTGATAGCCGGCAGCCTGCAGGGAGTACAGATGGGCGTAGGTGCCGTCGGCGGCCATGAGTTCGTCGTGGGTGCCGATCTCGGCGACCGCGCCGTCGGCCATCACGACCACCAGGTCGGCGGCCGAGACGGTCGAGAACCGGTGGGTGACCAGCACCGTGATACCGCCGTTGTCCCGGGTGCGGCGGGCGGCGTCGGCGTAGCCGTCGAAGAGCGCGTGTTCGGTGGCCGGATCGAGCGCGGAGGTGGGTTCGTCGAGCACCTGCAGCAGCGGGCGCCCGCGCATCATGCCGCGCGCGATCGCGAGACGCTGCCACTGGCCGCCGGAGAGCCCGACGCCTCCCCACTCCGGGCCGAGTTGGGTATCGAGTCCGTCGGGCAGCGCGCGCAGGACGTCGGTGGCCGCCGCTCGCGCCAGCGCCGCCAGCACGACGGCGTCGGTGGGTTCGGTCTGCAGGTCGCCGATGCCGATGGCGTCTCGCGCGGTGAACTCGAACCGGGCGTGGTCCTGGAATGCGCCGGAGCTCGCCGCACGCCACTGGGCAAGATCGAGCGTGGTGAGCGGTCGCCCGTCGATCTCGATCGACCCGGCGTCGAGGTCGTACATGCCGGTCAGCACGTTGACCAGGGTCGACTTGCCGGCGCCGTTCTCGCCGACCACGGCAATGGTCGCGCCCGCGGGCAGGTCGATCGAAAGCCCTTGAAACGTGGCCTTTTTCGCTCCGGGGTAGGTGAACGTGACGTCGCGCAGGCTGATGCCGCGCTCGATCCGGGACGGCGCGGCGCCGCTTCCGGTGTGCCGTGCGACCGACTGCTCGCCGTAGCGCTCGAGCCAGAGCACACGGCGTCCGACGCGGATCATCCGTGCGGCGAGGTTGGTGGTCCAGAGCATCGACTCTGAGGAGTCGCGCAGGTCACCGAGCACGACGACGGCGGCGACGAGCGTGCCGACACCGAGCCGGCCGCGCAGCGCATCGTCGACCATCCACCACAGGATCGCTCCGCCTGCGCCGAGGTAGACGAGGCTGATCAGACTGTTGAGCGCGCTGCCGCGGGCCGACGCGCGCACGTACGGCGCCCGCCAGGCGCGCACCGCGCGATCGGCACGCTCGGCGATGCGTGCGCGTGCACCCATCACGCGCAGCTCGGACGCCGGGCCGGCGCTGGTGAGCACCTTCATCAGGTGCTCCGAAAGCCTTCCGGACGACGCGGATTCGGCCTCCGCGGCCGACTCCCAGGACGCCGTCCGTTGGGCTGCGAGAGCCGCCGGCACGGCGACCAGCACCAGCAGCAACAAGCGCGGATCGATCAGGAAGGCGACCACGAAGGTGACCACGGCACCCGACAGGTTGTTGAGCGTGTTGACCAGCGACTGGAAGGCCATGCCCATCGCGCCCTGGCGTTCGGTGAGGGTCTGCAGCCGATCCTGGTAGGCGGGGTCGACCAGGTGGTCCATCGTCGGTGTCAGGCCGCTGCGGCGTCCGATGCATTGGTCGAACGCGAACCCGACCCGGTCGTTGACGTGCATGCGCTCGTGCACGCCGATCAACATCAACAGGAAGATCAGGCCC
This genomic stretch from Calidifontibacter indicus harbors:
- a CDS encoding Maf family protein encodes the protein MYSVRFVLASASPARLATLRSAGVQPEVIVSGVDEPAATREAEQRYGILEPADVALVLARAKCEDVASRDESDDALVLGCDSVLEFEGAAYGKPADVADATARWQRMRGKSGVLHSGHWLIDNRDEGTGATFGVTASTVVHFADIDDEEIEEYVATGEPLWVAGAFTVDGLGGPFVTSIEGDYHNVVGVSLPALRELLHEIGVAWHDLRSSTTQSA
- a CDS encoding ABC transporter ATP-binding protein; its protein translation is MSATVAEPGVRPSVWLVVSSSWRSGRLAFLISLLEVVSRVLQSLNPLFVGFVVTGVIEHRLGLLVGGAAGLACSQGLIFLLMLIGVHERMHVNDRVGFAFDQCIGRRSGLTPTMDHLVDPAYQDRLQTLTERQGAMGMAFQSLVNTLNNLSGAVVTFVVAFLIDPRLLLLVLVAVPAALAAQRTASWESAAEAESASSGRLSEHLMKVLTSAGPASELRVMGARARIAERADRAVRAWRAPYVRASARGSALNSLISLVYLGAGGAILWWMVDDALRGRLGVGTLVAAVVVLGDLRDSSESMLWTTNLAARMIRVGRRVLWLERYGEQSVARHTGSGAAPSRIERGISLRDVTFTYPGAKKATFQGLSIDLPAGATIAVVGENGAGKSTLVNVLTGMYDLDAGSIEIDGRPLTTLDLAQWRAASSGAFQDHARFEFTARDAIGIGDLQTEPTDAVVLAALARAAATDVLRALPDGLDTQLGPEWGGVGLSGGQWQRLAIARGMMRGRPLLQVLDEPTSALDPATEHALFDGYADAARRTRDNGGITVLVTHRFSTVSAADLVVVMADGAVAEIGTHDELMAADGTYAHLYSLQAAGYH